Below is a genomic region from Sebastes umbrosus isolate fSebUmb1 chromosome 20, fSebUmb1.pri, whole genome shotgun sequence.
CTGGAACCAAGTAAGTGTCATACATTTCCAAAACTCTACACAGCTTATGATAATTAGTTATTTAATATCAATATAGGTCATCAAATGAATGTGGAAGTATTACTGTATTATATGTATTGTGTATTGTGCTGATTCTGCAATTAATTCtcatgtcaatatattttttcaaactgttgtttttgtgttgaggAATTTCACATAGAACGTGAATATTGAGTGGCGAAAAAAgcaatatagttttttttccggaacaaggttgatttttcggCGCTTTTACaccacgaataaaggcatcaatcaATCCCGTAGTGTGGAACCGGTTGAGTTGCACCTTtatttatggtgccttcaaatgggctgatgtttaccgtgttcacgagaagagtccatatgaacgcccccttcttgtggtattcacgacctttTAAGtgaaaagtttctgaaagcacAGCATTCCATgggaggccatggaagtaaaTTTTTCCTTGCATAACAAGTTAATGCATTGcaattttagtcatatattgtttttcttcgcaATTTTATAacaggtctgaggaaaatgttgatattcccaacagcctcatctttttcctctgtcattatgcctttgcatttcctgcattatgttacccgcttgctagcttgctaaattgttagcctctgtgtcttctagacgccgactgtaacgttaatattaccgttgcttagcagcagtgttctcacaacttaaccacttgaacgccaagcatattgtttACACGagtcccatgttgtaaacacaagctcacgagtttcatttgaaggcaccattataAAACGacaacatggaggctccgtagtctgaacTAGGACGGCAAAcgttattactcctttcaaccttgacaaaggtgcagaccagatccactcctttcattcttacctttcacaataaaagccctagacatatagtattcgcaggcgagtatttcacgTTTTCGtttcgtttattcgtcacgcccccgatGTGAAAGACCTTTTTAATCTTGCATAAAAGCTATATGTAGATGCATTGAAGTATTCATGACTGAAATGTCTGACATCAGTGTAGAGCCATTGCCAAGTAGGTTACGTACGCATACGAAGCCTACATGCATGTTTAATAGATACTCACTGGGGATGGCCATTGTGGTTTTCAGGAGCCTAAAAGTGATTTTTAAGAACCTCCAGTAGCAAGTCGATTCTCATTCTGTAGTAACAGGTGGCCTCTCATCTAATTACTCTTGCTCCAATTCCACCCTTTCTCACTCCTGCTCTTTCAGCTGCAATATGTTGTGACTTGTCAGTGCAAAATACTGTacagtgacatttttttctctgttccaGTTCAGCCAGAAAATATTTGTTTGTTAGTTGTATTAATAAGCAACCAGTCAGTTATGTCATCACCCttattggttgtttttcatcctcatatttatctttgtgaCAGATTGGACAGGCAAACACAGGCAACCACTTTCATCCATCAAGTATTTGGCGGGTACCTAAGGTCCAGAGGTAAGTTATAAGTgttgatttagtttttttgatttgtttcttctacATGaggtatttttttgttgttttacagcTTTCctagactaaataaataaacactgatttttcctttttcagttAAGTGTTTAAACTGCAAAGCAGTCTCCGATACATTTGACCCTTTTCTGGATATAACTCTGGAAATTAAGGTAATTACAATATCACTTGTGGGTCTGATATGTCTGTGTTACTGCAAATGTGTAACAAATCAAATTAATTCCATTGCAATGATCTTAAGAACAGTATTAAAatctattttctttctctccatgcAGACAGCTCCCAGTGTCTCCAAGGCTCTGGAGCAGTTTGTCAAGCCAGAACAGCTGGATGGAGAAAATGCCTACAAATGCACCAAGTGAGTTGTTTTACAGACTAAAGGAATTTAGAAAAGATGACAAAGAAGTACccagtgttttatttatttgttcactAATGTATATGTGTTTACCAGCTAACTAACTGAACATTTATTTCCCTCAGGTGCAAAAAAATGGTCACAGCCTCAAAGAGATTTACCATCCATCGCAGCGCGAACGTGCTCACCCTCTCACTAAAACGCTTTGCAAACTTCAGTGGAGGCAAAATCACAAAGGTACCATGACATGTGTTGACTATAATAGAACCATGTTATCTTATGAATATTTGATATTAATCAGCTGTTTTGTCATCATCAGGATGTGAAATATCCAGAGTACCTGGACCTCCGGCCCTTCATGTCTCAGTCGCAAGGGGACCCCCAGGTCTACGGGTTGTATGCTGTGCTGGTccactctggattcagctgtcaCGCTGGACACTACTTCTGCTATATTAAGGTGCTGGCACGGCTATGGACCACTGTTCTAATCTATCAGGGCAATGCTGTTGCCATGTGGCCACATTTGTCTCTCCAGCGGTCTATCAACAACTCACCATACAGTAACAGTTTAATGCAGAGTTCCTACACAACTCTTGCTCCTAACAGACTGAGGTCTTGACTTAGTAAAATATTTTCCCAGGTCCTAGTTCGAGTGCAAAGaagtatataaacacaatattattattctgttaaaATATGTAcgataacacatttatacatgaTGATATTTGTACttgacagagaaaagaaaaaaaaaagaaatggaagaTGTGTAACAATGATGTGCTAAAACCTACCAACTGTTGTGTTTCCCAGACAAGCAATGGCCAGTGGTATCAGATGAACGACTCCTCTGTGTCTGTCAGTGACATCAGGTCTGTTCTCAACCAGCAGGCCTATGTCCTTTTCTACATCAAGTGAGTCAACCATCATTTTGAGAGAAATTCTAAGAGACATTAAAAAGTCTCAAAATCTTTAATATGAACCCTTTAAAATGTTACCTATTTCTAATGTTCCTTTCGTTCGTGTGTCACAAGGTCCAGTGATGTGAAGAAAACAGGGGACTACAACCACATAAGCCACAACCCGGGCATCCCTGGTCAGTCGTCTCCACGGCCTGTGGTGATACCCCGCATGAACACCACCgtccaccacaacaacaacatcggCTTCATAGGTCCCCAGCTGCCACCACACATGACCAAGGTACTGCAGGACTTACTAACATCTAAATACATATTTGAATATTATCCATTTAACCCTTTGAGCTCCGCAGTAGAAATGGTTCGCCATTGCCTAcattggcatttttgcttattgtgatgtaaTTTCTTGGACTATCTTGAAGTTCctcatatccctaaaatctgtacaacctaagttaaaatgttatataagtcaataaaccataataagtgtcataaatacaaagaaaaaacaaaaatctgacatgttttttcataaaatgttactaaataaacacacaatacatattgatccaaaagatttctaaataTAGAAACATAAAGCAAAATATTCTTAACATTCCTtaagttatttgaactatgcatattatttatttttggacatATGCTCATTTCTATGAGCAGATCGAGTGCAAAGGCTATTTGAAATTTTGTTACTTTCTGCATGTAACATAActtaatgatgtcatcaggaggATACAATGTGATCATGCAAACGACAGAATCCTTAGCTTTCcactgcaaaaagaatgaatgctccagctattatggtttttattgtagatcaatttaaacaggatcatgcaaacaacgatcTCCCGCGGCCGACCGCAGGAGGTCCGTTATTAAAGGGTTAAGATATATAGCCCGTGTTTTACCTAGACACTCAAAACACATCCTTGTGTCCTTTTTGTTTCCTCCTCAGCGCACTCTCCACGTTAATGGGAATGGATCTCTGAGGGACTATCCCACCAACTCCAAgcccagcaccagcagcagcagtgttgtgGGGAAACCCAGCCATGGACtggcctcttcctcttcttccatcTCTCACTCAATCAGCCGGCCCACGATGATCCCAGACCAGGACAAGCGCCAGAAGCTTTCATTCTACATTGGACAAGGCAAACCGAACCGCCCGtgctcctcctcgtcctcttacAGCCAGCCGTCCTCtgccgccagcagcagcagcagcagctcctcctcctcctcgtcctcctcgtcgtcctcctcctccagctctttaTCCTCCTCACAGTCTACCTCAGACGTTCGCTTTGTTCCACGTCAGCTTAACCACGTTAACGGCATGTCTCGCAGTAACGGGGATCACCACACGGGAGGGAACGGAGCGTCGTTCTTGGTGCCGTACGGCCAAGAGTCTTCAGAGGAGTCAGACCAGGAGAACTGTGGCACTCTGGAAAACGGCTGTCTAGCCAAGACTCACCTTAATGGAAACAACAGAACGGGAGATGTCTTTGATAATTCTACTCAAGCCACCAACGGAGAGTCAGGCGTGCACCACAACGGTAACGGATTAAATGGACCAACCAATGGCGTCGCAAAATCCAGTCAAAATGGGCACCATTATGGAAACCACAAAGTGAACGGACACAGCACCCCTGATAATGTAAATGATGGTTTTTGCTCTCGCTTCATaatatattgattattgataACTTATTGAACAGTAGTTTTGTATCtaaattgataaataataaatgtcttgtttttgctCCTCAGGTCTCTGGCAGTAGCCATGGCAGTTCATCCTCTGTGGCTACTGTTGCTGCTAATGGACTAGACAGTGACCACAGTCAAACAAGGTAAGATTAGCAATCTAATTCTCTGCTGGAACAGTTATTGCTCTGTCAACCACATATTAAGCAGTTAAAAAATCGTATTTGTTTAGTgagtttaaccctctgagacacacaatagacctgtttttgtcttttttcggGGGGACAGGGTgtctttaggggagatagcaggtcatcagtagatgtcacatagaagtggtgtacatcatctgaaagctggaacctgagatgcagctcagtactgtcaagttgttctagtcataaagcagaaataaacattaattaaaatgaatggtgaaagtgtataagggcttagaatattatgatagaagtatattatggccattcccatgctctattatgtctcataagttgttgcagcaatttttgggttgctactatttgttatacagatttagtgctaaattgtaccattttttaccaatcgAGAATTGAAAGAAATTCTCAAAAAATCCCTCATTActacaccaagacctcgaggaacaccactgaaaaagccatgctgtgatttggtattaaaaacttttgacatttggagatttctggaAGAATTGCGttcatttttcagcgattggatggcgagcacttctgttctagaAACTGCTCACAAAGCCCCTTATtctcaatctacctaggaaagccatccatcctctgaatgcgctaggtctctagtttgtggttgtaaagtttcatgagactgtgattatcctagaggtcaccacaggtcattttatatagcgaggtcaagtttcaaaaagtggtctcactacaatgaaatggggactgacatcatcacacatgaatacagttgggctcattggatccacaagagtctcagctttacagtgatacccaatttatgtagttcaagactgtttagggaccccagtatgcagaaatattcaaacacatcattttagaataggcacaaataacacatttatagggcattcaaacaactgcattgtttttgccccaaactgcatgtgattatcataaagagggcatgtctgtaaaggggagactcgtcggtacccatagaacacattttcattcacatatcttgaggtcagaggtcaagggacccctttgaaaacagccatgccAGTATtccctcgctaaaatttagccaaACTTTTGAGCTTTATTCAGCTTCTTTTCCTGACAAgatttccttaggttttctagtttcatatgatatctgtaccttcactctagctctaaaactgaacctgctacagcctgtgaaagacagtaaagtcagtcggttAATGACTTAAATTAGTGTCAGAATCTACTTGGTTGCATTGAcatttgcattatttttcttacattttacagtatacACAGACGTTGCACCCCTTAAGTGTGATACAAAGCAATATTTAAATGCTtcgtgtgttttgtttgtttttccagcaAAGAGGCGCATACTTCTGCCTCATCCCAGGCCAGTTCTTCTCAGAGCATCCATCCTGCTGCCAGTGAAGGCCAGCCCCTCTCCACTCCTGACCCAAGGGCTAAAACTGTGTCTGAACCCCTGCCTCAGCATACAGCATCCTCCGCTGTTAGCTCTCCACCTTCAGCTACCGCTACAAAGACCCATTCTGTCACATCTAGAGAATCTGCTTCCTCCTCAGCCCCACATGGCAACCCTACGGCCTTATCCACCCCGCCAGACTGCTCCCAAAGCACCAATGGGGGCTCTGCAGCTCCACAGAAGGTTAGCAGAGGTGGGGATGAAGCAAAGGATCTACCACAGACCGGTGATCGGTCAGCAGGAACTGAAGGACGCACGGATGCTAAGGAGCATCAGCAGTCCAAGCCCAGTTCTAGAGGCAATGAAGGACAAACTTCccgagacagggagagagacagacagtacTCTGACTGGAGCAGAGACAAGGAGAGACACTACAGGGACAGGAGTCAGGAGCGAGAAAGCGACGGCGATCGGCATCGGTACAGACGGGACTCCCGAGATCCCTACCACCATCATCGCTCGTACAGAGATCGTTTGACTCCTCACAATCGCTCCTACAGGGACTTGGAGTCTGAGCGGCGCTGGGAGCggcccatccaccaccccagGGAGCGTGATCGTGACCGGTGCTCTAACCATTACCACCACTATCACCACCACCGGTCCAGAGAGGGCTGGGACCGTGAGCGGCGGGGACACGGTTATCCCTACCGCGAGGAGTCTAATGGCCGCGGGAGGTGGCAGCAGGAGAGTCGAGAATCCCGGGCGATGAAGGACAAATGCAACGGCAGGGAGAGGGACTATTATCCGTCAAAAGAGGAGACTTCCTCGCCCACTACAGAGCCAGAAACCTCCACAAAGTCCAAGGGCTCGCCCCCTCGGGCTCATCTCTCCACGTCTGAATCAGATCCGAACAGGGAGGATGAGAATCACAAGAGGACGGCTGATCCTCCAAGCAAGGAGAGGGATGACAGCTCTGAGACCCGCCgctctaaaaaacacaaaaagagcaagaaaaagaaaaagtcaaaggATAAAGACAGACACCGTGAGAGCGGGTGAGTAACGCTATCTTTACCACCATGCTGCATGACACTTCTTagtgtacattttgttttggatatatatatatatatatatatatataatatttgccATTTTGCTCAGCCATtcactgactacgtttacatggaCACTATTATTCCGAATTTGATACGgatcatgtaaacagcatatccTGTTTGGATATTTTGAATTAGGtcttattctgaatggagcatttccGATTAAGACATATTGGATATaccgatattattcaggttttaggagcattctttggacatgtatacagcacattcagaacATGGGTCTGAATTGGGGATTTTTccggcagtttgcgacacacaaCCTATTGTCTGTTTTACATCCAGCtctacaatcagctgtttgcagagatgcacgcccaaaagaaaagcccacatttctggttggaaggagaaacacaactacttttaaacattatgaaagacttggatatcaacaggtttttggatgtaaacaaatatcgcaacgccgaccttttcaagaaggtggttgaaggaatgaaagagggaggctgtgttcgcacggTTGAATTAGAGATGcactgatccaactttttcagtcccgataccgatagcagtacctgggctttgggtatcggccaatactgAGCACCGATCCGATagcagtgtttaattaatgagatgtatgcctcactgtgtggaagtgactgggatcatatCTTTTACGTGTAGGACAACATCAGGcatgacttaaacatcgctttcttaactttgtcaaactaaatgtgacaaataaatacatgatataaatttactgaattgttatttatcattaaaatataaatcataTACCAGCAACTTGCTACAACTTGGAATTACAATTGAAGGCTAtaatttatatagtatataaacatagagctgaattgaatagatcagccccattgtcacagatacccgatccagctatttgagtcagtatcggcccgatatccgatgcgatatcggtgcatcccttggTCGAACAATTCCACCACCGGTTACATTAACCGGAGTATGAaaggctgcatgtaaacgggaatattagtggaatattcattttcattagccaagtaaactatatatatatatatatatatgtagagctgaaacaattagtcaattaatcagaaaaataatttgcaattattttgagaaTTAATTGTCATAGCAAGCAAGGTTTCAGCTCCTCAAATgtaaggatttgctgcttttcttagtcatacaacatttttaaaatgttttgatattttatagactttaacaataatgaaaatactcTTTAGTTGTAGCTCTACATTATTTGTCTTTAGCTGTTGACAAAGCCCGACTCTTCAGTGAGTTTTGGATTTAGTCGCAGATTAACAATAATCACGGTCTGTTGTCCGTCTTCCCCCAGAAGCTCCGAGGTGGATTCAGACAGAGCCGctgaaacaaaaaagaagaagaagaaaaagaagagtcAGCGGGACGACGAGGCCGAGCAGAACAGCCCTGGAGCGGCCCGGAGCCACAAGAACAGAAGCAGCGAGGAGAGGGAGAGCCGCAAGCGACGTTACTACGACGTCAAGGACGCTAAACACGACAACGGTTTTTCACCAGATAAACGCCGGCGAACAGACTACACTGATGGCAGCGCTGACCATCTACTCCCCTCCAACCACAGCTCACCCACAAACGGTTCTACTCACCACCATCTCAACGGATTCAAAGGTATCACAGGTTTATCACATTTAAAAGTCATCCTCAAAAATAACCAACATGCTGAAGTAAATGCTGCTGTGGAGCTTAATGTCAATTTAAAATGCTGATCCCTGTTTTGCAGGAAACGGTTACAGCCAAACCAACGGCGACTCCCACGGATTCTCCAGTGGCTTGAAACACTGACTCTGTGAGTGGGCGCCCGTTTAATGATTATCACAGTATGCTCTAGTACAGTCAGTGCTAATAAACAGTAGGAACTCTTATTGCACATGCAAACAGATTGTATGGAGGCCTCTTCTTTCTCGTTTCAGACACATCACCACCATTTTAACAACAGCAGAGGAATGACATTGATAACTTTTTTTGACGTGGTGCTTCTTCGTTGggaatatattgtatttttaccacaatttaaaagtgttttaaatgttCAGAATCCTTTTTTTTAAGGCATTGAATTATTTGCCGTAATTCTCCTAACTatggttaaaaagaaaaactgtcaccTGTTAAACATTTATgatgaaaaatattaatatatacttGTATGAACACAAACAAAGCCTGGAGCTTAAACATCTCAACTGCTGCTCAGTGGAACTCAGGACTTGAAAACATCCACCGCGGATATCCACCTGCTTCAAAATACGAATGAAACTAAAGGGAAATGGGTTGCCTAGGAGACGAACTGTACGGCACCATGTTGGCTGCAGGTTCAAGATGTCACCATATCTACAGAGCCGCAACgtttttgagttttttctttGATCCCACTGGGAGCGGACAAACTAATGGAGGCAGATCTTCATGAATGAGATAGAGGAGCTGCCTGATACCTCCACATTAACCCTGGACAGACTTGAGGACATTTCCctgcttcttttatttttatttggtttCCATTTTTTTTGCTCTGAAGCCTAAGATTCACTCTGtaatttttaaactttttcaCAGATGCGGAGGTCTTTCTCTGGATCacgcct
It encodes:
- the usp42 gene encoding ubiquitin carboxyl-terminal hydrolase 42; protein product: MTIVDRSSEKSDHESVGCKRSPFTSGDVGMDGSCSSSWAMGPTMPSDSPRLKAAGGCLGPTPGAAVYNSTPSSVDRPKEQVMSSGDGIDSPQKVLFPPERLNLKWTQVHRIGAGLQNMGNTCFLNSALQCLTYTPPFANYLLTREHSKTCHEPGFCMMCTMQNHIIQVFANSGNVIKPIGVLNELKRIAKHFRYGSQEDAHEFLRYTVDAMQKSCLPGTKLDRQTQATTFIHQVFGGYLRSRVKCLNCKAVSDTFDPFLDITLEIKTAPSVSKALEQFVKPEQLDGENAYKCTKCKKMVTASKRFTIHRSANVLTLSLKRFANFSGGKITKDVKYPEYLDLRPFMSQSQGDPQVYGLYAVLVHSGFSCHAGHYFCYIKTSNGQWYQMNDSSVSVSDIRSVLNQQAYVLFYIKSSDVKKTGDYNHISHNPGIPGQSSPRPVVIPRMNTTVHHNNNIGFIGPQLPPHMTKRTLHVNGNGSLRDYPTNSKPSTSSSSVVGKPSHGLASSSSSISHSISRPTMIPDQDKRQKLSFYIGQGKPNRPCSSSSSYSQPSSAASSSSSSSSSSSSSSSSSSSSSLSSSQSTSDVRFVPRQLNHVNGMSRSNGDHHTGGNGASFLVPYGQESSEESDQENCGTLENGCLAKTHLNGNNRTGDVFDNSTQATNGESGVHHNGNGLNGPTNGVAKSSQNGHHYGNHKVNGHSTPDNVSGSSHGSSSSVATVAANGLDSDHSQTSKEAHTSASSQASSSQSIHPAASEGQPLSTPDPRAKTVSEPLPQHTASSAVSSPPSATATKTHSVTSRESASSSAPHGNPTALSTPPDCSQSTNGGSAAPQKVSRGGDEAKDLPQTGDRSAGTEGRTDAKEHQQSKPSSRGNEGQTSRDRERDRQYSDWSRDKERHYRDRSQERESDGDRHRYRRDSRDPYHHHRSYRDRLTPHNRSYRDLESERRWERPIHHPRERDRDRCSNHYHHYHHHRSREGWDRERRGHGYPYREESNGRGRWQQESRESRAMKDKCNGRERDYYPSKEETSSPTTEPETSTKSKGSPPRAHLSTSESDPNREDENHKRTADPPSKERDDSSETRRSKKHKKSKKKKKSKDKDRHRESGSSEVDSDRAAETKKKKKKKKSQRDDEAEQNSPGAARSHKNRSSEERESRKRRYYDVKDAKHDNGFSPDKRRRTDYTDGSADHLLPSNHSSPTNGSTHHHLNGFKGNGYSQTNGDSHGFSSGLKH